The following are from one region of the Chiloscyllium punctatum isolate Juve2018m chromosome 24, sChiPun1.3, whole genome shotgun sequence genome:
- the LOC140494386 gene encoding zona pellucida sperm-binding protein 4-like: MGNPPVGQGAAALRLVSSPISGYKAGWCSGAGTDSGSAMGHWLVWCLYLWAARPFLVSAVCPPEPGWRLPCGLATINSTECIKQGCCFQSPSLSGQSCFYNLRDSPVCTADGQFIVAITRNLTRPALNLSSLYVKDGHEAECRPKLVTAELVAFHFPITSCGSIQRKENGSFVYETDVLGKRMIQRGPLGSITRDSTFRLHLQCKYKGEHEAGLQINVSVYTLPPPLAASEDGILRLELRIATDGSYSWWYRDSDYPIQRILQESVFVEVRVKDRTDPMIVLRLRDCWATPVPAPDHEVQWSLLVDGCPYEGDDYLTLLHPVGLSSGLQFPTHHKRFEVKTFVFLDGVSEQPLSGQVYLHCSAEVCSSSAQDDCTTICGPRQRRSTHDHEGTVVSAPGPILLGGSSYIAKNPLEANDVAGTPWVLHGAAIGFLMVSLSLLVVMVAMYMRPRAAAVLPCDEL; this comes from the exons ATGGGGAACCCCCCCGTGGGGCAGGGAGCTGCTGCACTGCGATTGGTTTCCTCACCAATTAGCGGCTATAAAGCGGGTTGGTGCTCAGGGGCGGGCACAGATTCAGGCAGCGCGATGGGACATTGGTTGGTTTGGTGTCTGTACCTTTGGGCCGCTCGGCCCTTCCTGGTCTCTGCTGTGTGTCCTCCGGAGCCGGGCTGGAGGCTGCCGTGTGGCCTGGCCACTATCAACAGCACTGAGTGCATCAAGCAGGGCTGCTGCTTTCAGTCCCCGAGTCTCAGTGGGCAATCCTGTTTCTACAACCTGAGAGACAGCCCAG TGTGCACAGCAGATGGCCAGTTCATTGTAGCAATCACCAGGAACCTGACCCGTCCTGCCCTCAACCTGTCATCTCTGTACGTGAAAGATGGACATGAAGCTGAGTGCAGGCCTAAGCTCGTCACAGCAGAACTTGTAGCCTTCCACTTCCCAATTACCTCTTGTGGCTCGATCCAGCGG AAGGAGAATGGGAGCTTTGTGTATGAAACAGATGTCTTGGGGAAGAGGATGATTCAGAGGGGGCCACTGGGCTCAATAACCCGGGACAGCACCTTCAG GCTGCACCTCCAGTGCAAGTACAAGGGGGAGCATGAGGCAGGCTTACAAATCAATGTCTCGGTTtacaccctccctccaccactaGCTGCTTCTGAAGATGGGATCCTGAGGCTGGAGCTGCGAATAGCAACAG ATGGCAGCTACAGCTGGTGGTACAGGGACAGTGACTACCCCATTCAGAGAATCCTTCAGGAGTCTGTGTTTGTTGAGGTTCGTGTGAAGGATCGCACTGACCCAATGATAGTCCTGAGACTGCGGGACTGCTGGGCAACTCCTGTGCCAGCCCCTGACCATGAGGTGCAGTGGAGTCTCCTGGTGGATGG GTGTCCCTATGAAGGTGATGACTATCTGACCCTCCTACACCCAGTCGGTCTCTCTTCTGGCCTGCAGTTCCCAACCCATCACAAGCGGTTTGAAGTGAAGACGTTTGTTTTCTTGGATGGAGTGTCTGAGCAGCCCCTCTCTGGACAG GTTTACTTGCACTGCAGTGCTGAGGTTTGCTCATCCTCTGCTCAGGACGACTGTACAACCATATGTGGTCCAA GGCAGCGCAGGAGTACCCATGACCATGAGGGGACAGTAGTGAGTGCACCTGGCCCGATCCTCCTGGGAGGGAGCAGTTACATTGCAAAGAATCCACTTGAAGCAAATG atgttgctgGGACCCCTTGGGTTCTTCATGGAGCAGCTATTGGCTTCCTGATGGTGTCTCTATCCCTGCTGGTAGTGATGGTTGCAATGTACATGAGACCAAGAGCTGCTGCTGTTTTGCCATGTGATGAATTGTAA